Proteins co-encoded in one Aspergillus flavus chromosome 2, complete sequence genomic window:
- the prpA gene encoding prpA — MPPKKNLFKDVVVVVAGSFSGYKQADVKKLVEGQGAKFCTTVTGDCTHFVTTQREVDNNNSKYKQACNVYDCNIVSIDWLLESIDAKKPIPEKPYLLNRKDAKSDDKKDDEKNDKKEKKKRTLEEALDVSEESSNKKAKDAQKLGSKTLNVPVDEGCYLSGFAVYIDPAGLIWDATLNQTVSANNANKFYRIQLLVDRSGTNFKTWTRWGRVGETGQHGLLGSGALSEAQLQFQKKFKDKSGLSWDDRLDPPKKGKYTFIERNYEEDSDEEDGDDKGTAKKNDEEKPEVKSELPEQVQDLMSFIFNQSHFMNTMASMDYDAKKLPLGKLSKRTLRQGFLKLKELSELIADPNLAATQYGTTYNAAAEDLSNQYFTTIPHVFGRNRPPVLNSDQHIKKEIELLEALTDMEVANGIMKESKDADTIHQLDRQFQSLKMQEMTPLDHSSTEFIELENYLNQSRASTHHFRYNVVNIFRIERDGENDRFNSSKYGKIKNSDRRLLWHGSRSTNFGGILSQGLRIAPPEAPVSGYMFGKGVYFADMSSKSANYCCSYNSGGMALLVLCDVELGDPMLELDHSNYNAGEDAKRDGKIATLGKGRTVPAAWKDAGSVNPQLQGVKMPDVSASSKSANAQSLMYNEYIVYDVAQIRQKYLFQVHMR, encoded by the exons ATGCCGCCAAAGAAGAATTTGTTTAAAGACGTTGTCGTCGTTGTTGCCGGTAGTTTTTCTGGCTATAAGCAAG CGGATGTGAAAAAGCTCGTGGAAGGTCAGGGCGCAAAATTCTGCACTACCGTGACAGGTGACTGCACACATTTCGTGACTACCCAGAGAGAGGTGGATAACAACAATTCCAAAT ACAAACAAGCTTGCAATGTCTACGATTGCAATATTGTCTCTATCGATTGGCTTCTGGAGTCTATAGACGCGAAAAAGCCAATTCCTGAAAAGCCTTACTTGCTCAACAGGAAGGATGCAAAGTCAGATGATAAGAAAGACGATGAGAAAAatgacaagaaagagaagaagaaacgtACACTCGAAGAAGCGCTCGATGTCAGCGAGGAGAGTTCCAACAAAAAGGCCAAAGACGCCCAGAAATTGGGTTCCAAGACCTTGAATGTTCCTGTTGACGAGGGATGTTATCTCTCAG GCTTCGCAGTGTACATTGACCCAGCAGGTCTGATCTGGGATGCTACTCTCAACCAGACTGTTTCTGCCAATAACGCTAACAAATTCTACCGCATTCAACTGTTGGTTGACAGATCCGGGACTAACTTTAAAACTTGGACCCGATGGGGCCGCGTGGGCGAGACTGGCCAACATGGTCTCTTGGGAAGTGGTGCTCTTTCTGAGGCACAGCTTCAGTTCCAGAAGAAATTCAAAGACAAATCAGGTCTATCATGGGACGACAGACTCGACCCTCCGAAGAAGGGCAAATATACTTTCATCGAACGCAACTATGAAGAAGActcagatgaagaagatggtgacGATAAGGGAACGGCGAAAAAGAACGACGAAGAGAAGCCAGAAGTGAAAAGCGAGCTGCCTGAACAGGTCCAGGATCTTATGTCTTTCATTTTCAATCAGAGCCATTTCATGAATACAATGGCTTCCATGGATTACGACGCTAAGAAGTTGCCACTTGGGAAGCTGAGCAAGCGAACCCTAAGACAGGGTTTCCTGAAGCTGAAGGAACTCTCCGAGCTCATTGCGGACCCCAATCTTGCGGCCACTCAATATGGCACAACCTACAATGCAGCTGCGGAGGACCTCAGCAACCAATACTTTACTACGATCCCTCACGTGTTCGGCCGTAATCGACCTCCCGTGTTGAATTCTGACCAGCATATTaagaaggagattgagctTCTCGAGGCCTTGACAGACATGGAAGTTGCAAATGGTATCATGAAAGAGTCGAAGGACGCCGACACAATCCACCAGCTGGATCGCCAGTTCCAGAGCCTCAAGATGCAAGAGATGACTCCTT TGGACCACTCTTCTACCGAATTCATTGAGCTGGAGAATTACCTTAACCAGTCGCGCGCCTCTACTCATCATTTCCGTTACAAC GTCGTCAATATCTTCCGCATTGAGCGTGATGGTGAAAATGATCGATTCAATTCTTCCAAATACGggaagatcaagaacagcGACCGACGTCTGTTGTGGCATGGATCGCGTAGCACCAATTTTGGTGGTATCTTGAGCCAGGGTCTGCGCATTGCACCGCCGGAAGCCCCCGTGAGCGGATACATGTTTGGCAAAGGTGTCTACTTTGCGGACATGTCCAGCAAATCCGCCAACTACTGCTGCTCCTACAACAGCGGCGGTATGGCTTTGCTTGTGCTTTGCGATGTTGAACTCGGAGACCCCATGCTGGAGTTGGATCACAGCAACTACAACGCTGGAGAAGATGCCAAGAGGGACGGCAAGATTGCGACTCTCGGTAAGGGTAGGACTGTCCCGGCAGCTTGGAAGGATGCTGGGTCTGTCAATCCTCAGCTGCAAGGGGTGAAAATGCCAGATGTCTCTGCCTCATCCAAGAGTGCGAACGCCCAGTCACTGATGTACAACGAGTACATTGTGTACGATGTTGCTCAGATCCGCCAGAAATACCTATTCCAGGTGCACATGAGATAA
- a CDS encoding putative allantoate permease (unnamed protein product): protein MATDKGVTTKLVDDHNGRYYTEPATDSKGTYQVETRPYEESTNSHASNPFADPEVAERYALIYEKAQYECRHVFDPTLTWTPEEERALVRKLDWRVCLWACVMFFGLQVDRGNLIQAVSDNLLDDLNLSSNDYNTGNTIFYISFLLAELPSQLISKKIGPDRWIPMQISLWSIVATCQAGLMGRSSFYATRALLGILEGGFIPDIVLWLSYFYTSKELPTRLSIFWTALSLTTIVTSFMAFGILHMRGVLGWAGWRWLFLIEGLITLLIGLASFFRMPASAVETKKWFRPKGWFTDREVRIVVNRVLRDDPSKGDMHNRQAITLPRLWNALCDYDLWPIYLIGLIAYTPMVPVKSYITLTLKDLGFNTFVTNLLTIPNNVGHIILLLALTRLSVWLNERSLTSMLQCVWTLPCVIALRFWPGTMENAWGTFSVVTVLLSYPYCHAIVVGWASKNSNNVGTRTVSAALYNMCVQLGNIIGNNVYREDDKPKYRRGNAVLLALNILGVLLFIGTKVYYILRNRHRERVWNSMTEEQRQDYLNNTTDTGSKRLDFRFAH from the exons ATGGCCACCGACAAAGGAGTGACCACGAAGTTAGTAGACGATCACAACGGGCGCTACTACACCGAGCCAGCGACAGATTCCAAGGGTACATATCAGGTGGAGACACGACCGTATGAGGAGTCTACAAATTCTCATGCGAGTAATCCCTTCGCTGATCCGGAGGTCGCGGAGCGATATGCCTTGATCTATGAGAAAGCGCAGTATGAATGTCGACATGTTTTTGACCCGACGTTGACTTGGACtccggaggaggagagggcgTTGGTGCGGAAGTTGGATTGGAGGGTTTGTTTGTGGGCT TGTGTGATGTTCTTTGGGTTGCAGGTCGACCGAGGGAATTTGATTCAGGCTGTGTCTGATAATTTGTTGGATGATCTTAATCTTTCTTCGAATG ACTATAACACAGGGAatactatattctatatttcGTTTCTCCTAGCTGAGCTTCCCTCGCAGTTGATATCCAAGAAGATCGGTCCCGATCGATGGATCCCTATGCAGATTTCGCTGTGGTCTATAGTAGCCACCTGCCAAGCTGGTCTGATGGGGAGGTCTTCGTTTTATGCGACGCGGGCACTCCTAGGAATCCTAGAG GGGGGATTCATCCCGGACATCGTCCTTTGGTTATCTTACTTCTATACTAGCAAAGAGCTTCCGACTCGACTAAG TATCTTCTGGACCGCCCTGTCCTTGACAACGATCGTCACATCATTCATGGCGTTCGGCATCCTCCACATGCGCGGCGTCCTCGGATGGGCCGGATGGAG ATGGCTTTTTCTGATTGAAGGCTTAATAACCCTCCTCATCGGACTGGCATCGTTCTTCCGAATGCCCGCCTCAGCAGTAGAGACGAAGAAATGGTTCCGTCCTAAGGGCTGGTTCACTGACCGCGAAGTGCGCATCGTCGTCAACCGCGTCCTCCGAGACGATCCCTCGAAAG GAGACATGCATAATCGCCAAGCAATCACACTCCCACGTCTTTGGAACGCCCTTTGCGACTACGATCTCTGGCCCATCTATTTGATAGGTCTTATAGCCTATACTCCGATGGTGCCGGTGAAATCGTACATCACCCTGACCCTAAAGGATCTTGGGTTTAACACC TTCGTAACAAACCTCCTCACAATCCCCAACAACGTAGGCCACATCATCCTCCTGCTGGCCCTAACCCGACTCAGCGTCTGGCTCAACGAGCGCTCCCTAACCTCCATGCTCCAATGTGTTTGGACACTGCCATGTGTCATAGCTTTGCGCTTCTGGCCTGGGACCATGGAGAACGCATGGGGGACATTTTCCGTTGTCACAGTATTGCTTTCTTATCCGTACTGCCATGCGATAGTAGTGGGCTGGGCATCGAAGAATTCAAACAACGTCGGCACTAGGACTGTTTCAGCGGCACTATATAACA TGTGCGTCCAACTAGGCAACATCATCGGCAACAACGTCTACCGAGAAGACGACAAGCCGAAATACCGAAGGGGTAACGCTGTTCTTCTTGCGCTGAATATTCTGGGCGTTTTGCTGTTCATCGGGACGAAAGTGTATTATATATTGAGGAATCGACATCGGGAGAGGGTGTGGAATAGCATGACTGAGGAG CAACGACAggattatttaaataatacgACTGATACGGGGAGTAAGCGGTTGGATTTTCGGTTTGCGCACTGA
- a CDS encoding transferrin receptor (aminopeptidase Y, putative): MRSLLWASLLSGVLAGRALVSPDEFPEDIQLEDLLEGSQQLEDFAYAYPERNRVFGGKAHDDTVNYLYEELKKTGYYDVYKQPQVHLWSNADQTLKVGDEEIEAKTMTYSPSVEVTADVAVVKNLGCSEADYPSDVEGKVALIKRGECPFGDKSVLAAKAKAAASIVYNNVAGSMAGTLGAAQSDKGPYSAIVGISLEDGQKLIKLAEAGSVSVDLWVDSKQENRTTYNVVAQTKGGDPNNVVALGGHTDSVEAGPGINDDGSGIISNLVIAKALTQYSVKNAVRFLFWTAEEFGLLGSNYYVSHLNATELNKIRLYLNFDMIASPNYALMIYDGDGSAFNQSGPAGSAQIEKLFEDYYDSIDLPHIPTQFDGRSDYEAFILNGIPSGGLFTGAEGIMSEENASRWGGQAGVAYDANYHAAGDNMTNLNHEAFLINSKATAFAVATYANDLSSIPKRNTTSSLHRRARTMRPFGKRAPKTHAHVSGSGCWHSQVEA, encoded by the exons ATGAGGTCGCTTTTGTGGGCTTCGTTGCTTTCGGGCGTGTTGGCTGGGAGGGCGCTTGTTTCGCCG GATGAGTTCCCCGAGGATATTCAGTTGGAAGATCTGCTGGAAGGATCCCAACAGCTTGAGGACTTCGCCTATGCCTACCCCGAGCGCAATCGCGTCTTTGGTGGTAAAGCCCACGACGACACGGTTAACTATCTCTAcgaggagctgaagaagactggCTACTATGATGTCTACAAGCAGCCTCAGGTGCACCTGTGGAGCAATGCCGACCAGACGCTCAAGGTGGGCGATGAGGAAATCGAGGCGAAGACCATGACCTACAGTCCCAGCGTCGAGGTCACCGCCGATGTAGCCGTCGTCAAGAACCTGGGATGCAGCGAGGCGGATTACCCATCCGATGTCGAGGGCAAGGTCGCCCTGATCAAGCGTGGAGAATGCCCGTTCGGCGACAAGTCGGTTCTCGCTGCCAAAGCCAAGGCCGCGGCTTCGATTGTCTATAACAATGTGGCCGGATCCATGGCGGGCACCCTTGGCGCGGCGCAGAGTGATAAGGGACCGTATTCGGCCATTGTCGGTATCAGCTTGGAGGATGGCCAGAAGCTGATCAAGCTTGCTGAGGCTGGATCGGTATCTGTGGATCTGTGGGTGGATAGTAAGCAGGAGAACCGTACGACGTATAACGTTGTCGCGCAGACGAAGGGCGGCGATCCGAACAACGTCGTCGCGCTGGGTGGCCACACGGACTCAGTCGAGGCGGGCCCTGGTATCAACGACGATGGCTCGGGCATTATTAGCAACTTGGTCATTGCCAAAGCGCTCACGCAGTACTCCGTCAAGAATGCCGTGCGCTTCCTCTTCTGGACAGCAGAGGAGTTCGGTCTGCTGGGCAGCAACTACTACGTCTCCCATCTGAATGCCACCGAGCTGAACAAGATCCGACTGTACCTGAACTTCGACATGATCGCCTCGCCCAACTACGCCCTCATGATCTATGACGGTGATGGATCGGCGTTCAACCAGAGCGGACCGGCCGGTTCCGCCCAGATCGAGAAACTGTTCGAGGACTACTACGACTCCATCGACCTGCCTCATATCCCCACCCAGTTTGACGGACGTTCCGACTACGAGGCCTTTATCTTGAACGGCATTCCGTCCGGTGGACTCTTCACGGGCGCCGAGGGCATCATGTCCGAGGAGAACGCAAGCCGCTGGGGAGGTCAAGCCGGCGTGGCCTACGACGCCAACTACCACGCCGCGGGAGACAACATGACCAACCTCAACCATGAAGCCTTCCTGATCAACTCCAAAGCCACCGCCTTCGCCGTCGCCACCTACGCCAACGACCTCTCCTCGATCCCCAAACGGAATACCACATCCTCCTTGCACCGACGAGCCCGCACCATGCGACCATTCGGCAAGAGAGCTCCGAAGACACACGCTCACGTATCAGGATCCGGGTGCTGGCATTCTCAAGTCGAGGCATAG
- a CDS encoding copper amine oxidase, with amino-acid sequence MASLPHPFDPITPGEIQLATKIVQAAFPGVSLRYKKIDIQEPIKKEVVPFIEAERLGKPLPRRPTRLLQVLFHRLDNGAFYKALLDAGKQSVISAKELPKDIQANVDVDEMIEMEQLCLNHPAVQAEVAKLQLPEGVTVCNDPWIYGTDDPKETRRLFQCYMYIVATDHPQNNQYSTPCKFSPVFDGLTKQLVRMDYLPSGSDVQTTETQPWKPVETIQYAHDLLQEPLRTDLKPYIVQQPHGASFDVEGNVVSWQKWRFRVGFNSREGLVIYNLTYDGRNVFYRLSVSEMTVPYGDPRAPYHRKQAFDVGDVGFGITANQLSLGCDCLGHIKYFDGYRSDSKGNPIHLPNVICLHEQDNGLQHKHTNYRSGAATVVRNRQLVVQMICTVANYEYIFAFIFDQAANIELEVRATGILSTVPFDNEEFGKTVPWGTNVGPGVMAPYHQHMFSFRMDPALDGFQNTVYYEDSVPMPEDENNPWNVGYTTEQTVVRTSGTANTSVDRHRVFKIRNDSQINPITYKPIAYKLQAVPSQMLLASPKSFGAKRAAFATKPIWVTKYQDDELFAAGEFTNQSKESQGVEKWVQRNDPVENEDIVLWHTFGLTHNPRIEDFPVMPMERISVMLKPDGFFTKNPALDVPQSSQSFNRSTQHPEPAACCGPAKGKL; translated from the exons ATGGCGTCACTCCCTCATCCGTTTGACCCCATTACCCCCGGGGAGATCCAGTTGGCCACGAAGATCGTTCAGGCCGCTTTTCCCGGGGTCTCTCTTCGTTACAAGAAGATTGATATTCAGGAGCCAATCAAGAAGGAAGTGGTGCCTTTCATCGAAGCGGAGAGACTAGGCAAGCCATTGCCTCGCCGGCCAACCCGGTTGCTGCAGGTTCTCTTCCATCGATTGGACAATGGCGCATTCTACAAGGCATTGCTGGATGCAGGGAAACAGTCCGTCATCTCGGCCAAGGAATTGCCTAAAGATATTCAG GCCAATGTCGATGTCGATGAGATGATTGAAATGGAGCAGCTGTGCCTGAACCATCCTGCTGTCCAGGCCGAAGTGGCCAAGCTGCAATTACCCGAGGGGGTTACTGTTTGCAACGACCCCTGGATTTATGGAACAGATGATCCGAAGGAGACTCGTCGTCTGTTCCAATGCTACATGTATATCGTCGCCACCGACCATCCTCAAAATAACCAGTACTCCACACCCTGCAAATTCTCCCCGGTATTTGACGGACTCACCAAACAGCTTGTACGCATGGACTATCTTCCTAGTGGGAGCGATGTTCAAACCACGGAAACCCAGCCGTGGAAGCCCGTTGAAACCATCCAATATGCACATGACCTCCTCCAGGAGCCCTTGCGTACCGACCTTAAGCCGTACATTGTTCAGCAGCCTCATGGGGCATCCTTCGACGTTGAAGGCAATGTGGTCTCTTGGCAGAAATGGAGGTTCCGCGTGGGTTTCAACAGCCGTGAGGGCCTGGTGATCTACAACCTCACCTACGATGGACGTAATGTGTTTTACCGTCTCTCCGTATCGGAGATGACCGTTCCCTACGGTGACCCTCGGGCACCCTACCACCGCAAGCAGGCATTTGATGTTGGAGATGTTGGATTCGGTATTACCGCCAACCAACTGTCCTTGGGATGTGACTGTCTCGGCCACATCAAGTACTTCGACGGCTACCGCTCCGACTCCAAGGGCAACCCAATCCATCTACCCAACGTCATCTGTCTCCATGAGCAAGACAACGGGCTTCAGCATAAACACACCAACTACCGTTCAGGGGCCGCAACAGTTGTCCGTAACCGCCAGCTAGTTGTGCAGATGATCTGCACGGTGGCCAATTATGAATACATTTTCGCGTTCATCTTCGACCAAGCAGCCAACATCGAACTAGAAGTGCGAGCCACCGGCATTCTCTCCACCGTCCCATTTGACAATGAGGAGTTCGGCAAGACCGTTCCGTGGGGTACGAACGTGGGCCCTGGCGTGATGGCACCTTACCACCAGCACATGTTTTCATTCCGGATGGATCCCGCCCTGGACGGGTTCCAAAACACGGTTTACTATGAGGACAGCGTGCCTATGCCCGAAGACGAAAACAACCCGTGGAACGTGGGATACACGACAGAGCAAACCGTTGTACGGACCAGTGGAACGGCCAACACCAGTGTCGACCGCCACCGTGTATTTAAAATCCGCAACGACTCCCAAATCAACCCCATCACCTACAAGCCGATTGCATATAAACTGCAAGCCGTACCCAGCCAGATGCTTCTCGCCAGCCCGAAGTCCTTCGGCGCTAAGCGTGCCGCCTTTGCCACCAAACCCATCTGGGTAACCAAGTACCAGGACGATGAGCTATTCGCAGCGGGCGAATTTACCAACCAAAGCAAGGAAAGCCAAGGTGTCGAGAAATGGGTGCAACGGAATGACCCGGTAGAAAACGAAGACATTGTCCTCTGGCACA CATTCGGCCTGACCCACAACCCCCGCATCGAAGACTTCCCCGTCATGCCGATGGAGCGCATTAGTGTTATGTTGAAGCCCGACGGGTTCTTCACGAAGAACCCGGCGCTGGACGTTCCACAATCCTCGCAGTCGTTTAATAGGTCGACGCAGCACCCGGAACCGGCGGCCTGCTGTGGTCCGGCGAAGGGCAAGCTGTAG
- a CDS encoding C6 transcription factor: MDRLQKRYQCLFPGYNNIVRRQESLMINMDRSERPKRTSNACKRCRSRKVKCSGTHPCDKCRQRRQDCVFEDDRKIVVSEELFLSLKRRVEEIECTPPPRKRTRTLESSSVGGSTYVRTSETPQEPTPEQSGGNRYDERFASNPLALASPGYVKHTGRRQRTWLFLGPTSTWSFSRRILNTIQARLSPHNSTPLPLAVDGDAYQLQWRQASSEELPDISGLPSLEHAIYILNTVQFHFSHLYLLFDEDEFLRHLYEFYDNAEVKVQESRLWYVQFLIVLAFGEALLAPVRKVSNAASWTKYFLRAMSFLPDITGLWQDPVLAIEVLTLIGLYFHSIDMRDTAYCYIGHAMRMALVEGHHRAPPVEQLGQKLVDRCQNIWWTVYILDRKFSSLIGSPNAVKDHEITTPLYDPKSCHQKEAALSLHVRITQVITRVLDTVYSPDGKLGGIFLRKVRSVLQEMTDLSRELEDVFAHQFSNSVESLSGVTTRLTLSCHQCIIVTTRPLVLALLWERLSCFEQGEVFRTLSSPVHTLLHASTDSALKSLRILTALRDQNLLETFLPFDLENLFSSFFILSLISAILPDIIPDPSYRDMGFSLLDDMIARGNRVAQLRKSEIVQLEELVQPLLQPNLQPLTPGSSAKQAGEERTSEQVNDSVAVLNAGISPALSVPEAADVVQDDEMHFDWRDCGLSLDQMLSVTDQLNANNLVLDAEREGLQTDLWLWSDG; the protein is encoded by the exons ATGGACCGACTGCAAAAGAGATATCAGTGTCTTTTTCCTGGCTACAATAACATAGTCCGGCGCCAAGAGTCATTGATGATCAATATGGATCGTTCTGAGCGTCCAAAGCGGACCTCCAACGC GTGCAAGCGATGCCGATCTCGCAAAGTAAAATGCTCCGGCACACATCCTTGTGATAAATGTCGACAGCGGCGTCAGGATTGTGTGTTTGAAGATGATCGGAAAATTGTTGTCTCAGAGGA GCTATTCCTATCCCTAAAACGaagggtggaggagatcgagtGCACCCCACCTCCAAGGAAACGGACTCGTACTTTGGAGAGCAGTAGTGTGGGTGGAAGCACTTATG TACGAACATCAGAAACACCCCAGGAACCTACTCCAGAACAATCAGGAGGCAACCGATATGATGAACGATTCGCCTCCAACCCTTTGGCCTTGGCATCGCCTGGCTATGTCAAGCATACTGGCCGTCGGCAGAGAACGTGGT TGTTCCTCGGACCTACATCTACCTGGTCCTTCAGTCGTCGGATCCTTAACACCATTCAAGCGCGTCTGAGTCCACACAACTCAACACCGCTACCCCTCGCTGTGGATGGCGATGCTTACCAACTCCAGTGGCGACAAGCCAGCTCCGAGGAGCTTCCTGACATCAGTGGACTGCCATCCCTGGAACATGCAATATACATACTGAACACGGTTCAGTTCCATTTTAGTCATTTATACTTGTTGTTTGACGAAGACGAGTTTCTTCGCCATCTGTACGAGTTCTACGATAACGCCGAAGTGAAGGTACAAGAGAGCCGTCTCTGGTACGTCCAGTTCTTGATCGTATTGGCGTTTGGAGAGGCTCTCTTAGCACCGGTACGAAAGGTTTCCAATGCTGCCAGCTGGACAAAATATTTCTTACGGGCTATGTCTTTCCTCCCTGACATTACAGGCTTATGGCAAGATCCTGTTCTAGCTATCGAGGTTCTCACTCTCATCGGACTTTATTTCCACTCGATCGACATGAGAGATACCGCATATTGCTAT ATCGGGCACGCCATGCGCATGGCATTGGTAGAAGGTCATCACCGCGCTCCGCCAGTTGAACAACTGGGCCAAAAGCTAGTGGATCGGTGTCAGAATATATGGTGGACAGTGTATATACTGGACCGGAAGTTTTCATCGTTGATCGGCTCACCCAACGCAGTCAAGGATCATGAGATAACTACTCCCCTATACGATCCGAAATCGTGTCACCAAAAGGAGGCCGCATTGAGCCTGCATGTGCGGATAACACAGGTTATCACTCGCGTACTGGACA CTGTATATAGCCCAGACGGAAAGCTAGGGGGCATCTTCCTCCGAAAGGTTCGGTCAGTCTTGCAGGAAATGACGGACCTTTCACGCGAGTTGGAGGATGTCTTCGCGCATCAATTTTCAAATTCCGTAGAATCGCTATCTGGCGTCACTACGCGGCTGACGTTATCCTGCCACCAA TGCATCATCGTCACTACCCGACCACTCGTCTTAGCCCTGCTCTGGGAACGACTCAGCTGCTTCGAGCAAGGCGAAGTGTTCCGAACTTTATCATCACCAGTACATACCCTTCTGCACGCATCTACCGACTCCGCATTAAAATCATTAAGAATCCTAACCGCGCTACGTGATCAAAACCTCCTTG AAACCTTCCTCCCCTTCGACCTAGAAAAcctcttctcatccttcttcatcctaTCCCTTATATCAGCCATCCTCCCGGACATCATCCCCGACCCCAGCTACCGAGACATGGGATTCAGTCTACTCGACGACATGATTGCCCGGGGAAACCGCGTAGCACAGCTCCGGAAATCCGAGATTGTGCAACTAGAGGAATTAGTGCAGCCATTGCTCCAGCCGAACCTGCAACCCCTAACACCTGGGAGTAGTGCAAAGCAGGCAGGCGAGGAACGAACGTCAGAGCAGGTGAATGATTCCGTGGCTGTTTTGAACGCGGGTATCAGCCCGGCTCTG